The region CGGGCGAGGATATAGGCGGGGATGTTGTTCTGGCCGAGACGGGCGAGATAGGCCGAGACCCAGATGCCCGTCGCCAGCCTTGCCTCAGCCATCGCCGTCGCGGAAGTTGAGGCCCATCTCGTTGTAGCGCTCGGCCTCGTCCAGCCAGTTCTCGCGCACCTTCACCTGCAGGAACAGGTGGATCTTGCGGCCGGTGAATTCTTCCAGCTCGGCGCGGGCGGCGGTGCTGACGGCCTTGATCGTCTCGCCGCCCTTGCCAAGGACGATGCCCTTGTGGCCGGGGCGGGCGACATAGATCAGCTGGTCGATCCGGGCCGAACCGTCCTTGCGTTCTTCCCAGTTCTCGGTTTCGACCGTCAGCTGGTAGGGGATTTCCTCGTGCAGGCGCAGGGTCAGCTTTTCGCGGGTGATCTCGGCGGCGATCATGCGCATCGGCAGGTCGGCGATCTGGTCCTCGGGATAGAGCCAGGGACCAAGCGGCAGGGTCTGGGCCAGCCATTCGCCCAGATCGGCGGCGCCATGGCCGCGCTCGGCCGAGATCATGAAGGTATGGGCGAAGGGATATTCGGCATTGGCCTCGGCCGACAGCGCCAGCAGCGCCTCGGCCTTCACCCGGTCGATCTTGTTGATGACCAGGGCCACCGGGGCGCTGACCTTGTGTTCCTTCAGCGCGTCGATGATGGCGCGGACGCCGGGGGTCAGCCCGCGATGTGCCTCGACCAGCAGACAGACGATATCGGCATCCGAGGCCCCGCCCCAGGCGGCGGCGACCATCGAGCGGTCCAGCCGGCGGCGCGGGCGGAAGATGCCGGGCGTGTCGACAAAAACGATCTGCGCCTTGGCCTCGATGGCAATGCCGCGGATGCGGGCGCGGGTGGTCTGGACCTTGTGGGTCACGATCGAGACCTTGGCGCCGACCATGCGATTGAGCAGGGTCGACTTGCCGGCATTGGGTTCGCCGATCAGGGCGACGAAGCCGGCGCGGGTGTCGGTCGGCTGGTCTTCGGTCTTCATTTCTTCGGTCATGAACGGCCCTCCAGCCGGTCCAGCAGGGCCTGGGCGGCGGCCTGTTCGATGCTGCGTTTGGTACCCGCGCCCCGCGCCTCGGCGGTGCTGCCATCGGCAAGGCGGGCAGTGATGTGGAAAACCGGCGCGTGGTCGGGGCCATCGCGTCCGGTCTGTTCATATTCGGGGGGCGGCATCCCTTGGGCCTGCGCCCATTCCTGCAGCGCCGTCTTGGCGTCGCGCGGGTCGTCGGGCGTTGCGTCCATGTGTTCGGCCCAGAGCCGCAGGATCACCTCGCGCGCGGGTTCGAACCCGGCATCCAGATAGACGGCGGCCAGAACGGCCTCCATGCCATCGGCCAGCAGCGCCTCTTTCCGGCGACCGCCGGACAGCATTTCCGAGCGGCCGAGTTTCAGCACATCGCCCAGACCGATCTCGCGGGCCACGGCGGCGCAGGTCTCGCCCCGCACCAGCGCGTTGTAGCGCGGCGCCAATTGGCCCTCGGTCGCCTGCCGGTCGGCGCTGAACAGCGCCTCGGCCATGACGAGGCCCAGCACCCGGTCGCCCAGAAACTCCAGCCGCTGGTTGTCGGGGCGCGTGGCCGTGGCGATCGAGCCATGGGTCAGCGCGCGGATAAGCAGATCCGGCCGGCTGAACTCGTGCCCCAGCCGGGTCATGAAGGCGCGGATATCGGCGCCGGGTTTCACTCGACCGCCTTGAAGAAGCGGTCGGCGCGCCAGGTCCAGAAGTAGAGGAGCGAGCGGCCGGCCGAGGAGAACATGATCCGGTCGGCGCGGCCGATCAGGTATTCCGCCGGCACGAAGCCAAGCCCGCCGGTCACCGGCGAGAAGCGCGAATCCTCGGAATTGTCGCGGTTGTCGCCCATGAAGAAATATTCGCCCTCGGGCACGGTGAAGACCGGCGTGTCATCGGCCACCCAGCCATCGAGGATGTTCAGCACGTCATGGCTTTTGCCGCCGGGCAGCGTCTCGGTGAAACGCTGCTTGATGCATTCGCCGCCTTCCGGGACGGGATCATTGACGCAGCGCGGGATCAGCCCCTGCGGGCCCTGCTGAGCCTTGATCTCGACGAAATCGCTGGCGGGTTCGGTCGGCACCGGCTCGCCGTTCAGGATCAGCTTGCCACCCGTCACTTGCACGGTGTCGCCGGGCAGGCCGATGACGCGCTTGATGAAATCGACATTGCGGGTCGGGTGGCGGAAGACCACGACATCGCCACGCTCTGGGTCGGAGCCGAGGATGCGGCCCGAGATCGGGCACATCGAGAAGGGGCAGGAATGTTGCGAATAGCCATAGGCCATCTTGTTGACGAACAGGAAATCCCCGATCAGCAGCGTGTCCTTCATCGAGCCCGAGGGAATCCAGAAGGGCTGGAAGAACAGCGTGCGGAAGATGCCCGCGATGACCAGCGCCCAGAAGATCGTCTTGACGGTCTCCCAGATGCCTTCCTTCTTGCGGACGGTGCTGTCTGCCATGATGCCTTGATCCTTAGGTTCTGCGCGTGGCGCGTTCATGGTCCCGCGCGGGGGGCGAGTCAAGCTGGACGGGCTATGCCGGCGCGTTCGGGCGGGCCTCGATGACCACGAAGGCCTGCGCCCAGGGGTGATCGTCGGTCAGGGTGACATGGACGATGGCCTCATGCCCGGGGGGCGTCATCTCGGCCAGACGCTCGGCCGCCCATCCGGTCAGATGCATGACTGGCTGGCCGGTGCGCAGGTTGCTGACCGCCATATCGCGCCACGAGATGCCCATCGCAAGCCCGGTGCCAAGCGCCTTGGAACAGGCTTCCTTGGCTGCCCAACGTTTCGCCAGCGTCCCCGCCTCGTCCTTGCGACGCGCGGCCTTCGCCAGCTCGGTCTCGGTGAAGACGCGGTTGCGGAAGCGGTCGCCAAAGCGGTCGAGCGTGCCCTGGATGCGCTCGATATTCGCAAGGTCTGTGCCGATGCCGAGGATCATGATCCGGCGATGTCCACAGTGATCACCGGCGCGCCTCGTCCATGCGGCGGCGCATTTCCTCGATGGCGGGGCCAAGGCCGATGAAAACCGACTCGGCGATGAGGAAATGGCCGATGTTCAGCTCCATGATCTCGGGGATGGCGGCGATGGGGCCGACCGTGTCGAAGGTCAGCCCGTGGCCGGCATGGACCTCGAGCCCGAGGCTTGCGGCCAGCGCCGCGCCCTCGCGCAGGCCGGCCAGCTCGGCATCACGCTCGTCCATGCGGCCCTCGGTGTCATAGTCGCAATAGGCACCGGTATGCAGTTCCACCACGGCGGCACCGATGCGGGCGGCGGCCTCGATTTGGCGGGGGCTGTGGCCGATGAACAGCGAGACGCGGCTG is a window of Paracoccus zhejiangensis DNA encoding:
- the era gene encoding GTPase Era; translated protein: MTEEMKTEDQPTDTRAGFVALIGEPNAGKSTLLNRMVGAKVSIVTHKVQTTRARIRGIAIEAKAQIVFVDTPGIFRPRRRLDRSMVAAAWGGASDADIVCLLVEAHRGLTPGVRAIIDALKEHKVSAPVALVINKIDRVKAEALLALSAEANAEYPFAHTFMISAERGHGAADLGEWLAQTLPLGPWLYPEDQIADLPMRMIAAEITREKLTLRLHEEIPYQLTVETENWEERKDGSARIDQLIYVARPGHKGIVLGKGGETIKAVSTAARAELEEFTGRKIHLFLQVKVRENWLDEAERYNEMGLNFRDGDG
- the rnc gene encoding ribonuclease III, producing MKPGADIRAFMTRLGHEFSRPDLLIRALTHGSIATATRPDNQRLEFLGDRVLGLVMAEALFSADRQATEGQLAPRYNALVRGETCAAVAREIGLGDVLKLGRSEMLSGGRRKEALLADGMEAVLAAVYLDAGFEPAREVILRLWAEHMDATPDDPRDAKTALQEWAQAQGMPPPEYEQTGRDGPDHAPVFHITARLADGSTAEARGAGTKRSIEQAAAQALLDRLEGRS
- the lepB gene encoding signal peptidase I, encoding MADSTVRKKEGIWETVKTIFWALVIAGIFRTLFFQPFWIPSGSMKDTLLIGDFLFVNKMAYGYSQHSCPFSMCPISGRILGSDPERGDVVVFRHPTRNVDFIKRVIGLPGDTVQVTGGKLILNGEPVPTEPASDFVEIKAQQGPQGLIPRCVNDPVPEGGECIKQRFTETLPGGKSHDVLNILDGWVADDTPVFTVPEGEYFFMGDNRDNSEDSRFSPVTGGLGFVPAEYLIGRADRIMFSSAGRSLLYFWTWRADRFFKAVE
- the acpS gene encoding holo-ACP synthase, with the protein product MILGIGTDLANIERIQGTLDRFGDRFRNRVFTETELAKAARRKDEAGTLAKRWAAKEACSKALGTGLAMGISWRDMAVSNLRTGQPVMHLTGWAAERLAEMTPPGHEAIVHVTLTDDHPWAQAFVVIEARPNAPA